From the genome of Papaver somniferum cultivar HN1 chromosome 2, ASM357369v1, whole genome shotgun sequence, one region includes:
- the LOC113348030 gene encoding uncharacterized protein LOC113348030 produces MGKSGNKKGGGGKSGFVNGSNLGGVLTLRQQIHGRGGNHQNKISSRSNSNVGNRSILKAKHLEKLALWDGSDASIPSLGALFGQRLASWFESMGTPIDFSLFFCQRCESILQPGSNCTVRIVKNGTKKRKKKQRKNASVRPQNKVVYTCNFCSHRNLKRGTSKIHMKEILPPRMKQIECDEKQLNLVKSRADESKVDLNVEAVVCPENVAGFKEEVIGQIRSKSEMLLKAIKR; encoded by the exons ATGGGTAAGagtggaaacaagaaaggaggagGAGGTAAATCAGGGTTTGTTAATGGAAGCAATCTAGGTGGTGTTTTAACACTTAGACAGCAAATTCATGGAAGAGGAGGAAATCACCAGAATAAAATTAGCAGCAGATCGAATAGTAATGTTGGTAACAGGTCAATATTGAAAGCCAAACATTTGGAGAAATTAGCATTATGGGATGGTAGTGATGCTTCAATTCCTTCATTGGGTGCTTTGTTTGGACAGAGATTAGCTTCTTGGTTTGAATCTATGGGTACTCCTATTGATTTTTCCCTGTTTTTTTGCCAAAG ATGTGAATCGATTCTTCAACCCGGTTCTAATTGTACAGTTAGAATCGTAAAGAACGGaacgaagaagaggaagaagaaacagCGCAAAAATGCAAGTGTTCGGCCACAAAACAAGGTTGTTTATACATGCAACTTTTGTTCACATCGAAACCTGAAGAGAGGGACCTCAAAGATTCATATGAAAGAGATATTACCTCCAAGAATGAAACAAATTGAATGTGATGAGAAGCAATTAAATTTGGTAAAATCTAGAGCAGACGAAAGTAAGGTAGATTTGAATGTGGAGGCAGTAGTTTGTCCGGAAAATGTGGCAGGATTTAAAGAAGAAGTCATCGGTCAGATACGTTCAAAATCTGAAATGTTACTGAAAGCAATAAAGAGATAG